CCATCGAGCTTATTGCCAAGATCGGACGGGGCGAGCCGATCGAAATGAACTACCGCAGGCTGGGAGCCAGTTTCCGCAGTAATGGCGAAGTCGCCAAGATCACGCCGTATACGGCCAGCTTGCAAGTAAAAGATAAATCGAAGGTTCTGTGGGAACGCAAAAGTGAAAATATGGTTCCCCGTCTCTTACGTCTCCAACCAGGGCAATCGATCCAAGAGGCGGTCACAGAACACGAGAAACCAGACCCAGAGTTCTTTAAACGACTACGGTTGCCTCCTCGGGTGCTGAAACCGGAAGTCTCCGAGCTTGTCGGGCGAAGCCGGATTAAAGAAGGAAGCTGGCACGACTTTTAAGTCAACGTCGACCACTTGCCGGTTGGGTACGTTGGAGTTCGGCCATGAGCACGTCGAACTCCTCCAGGGGCATTTGCAACGTGACGCACAAATTGTGTAGTTGTCGCTGGTGGCCAGGCTTCGGCGGACCGGCCGCCGCCATCACGCGATAGGCCAACTCAACAGCGGTTCGCTTTTGTTCTGGCGTCATCAGTTCGGCATAGTTTGCCAGATACGTGTTAAGCGATGTCGCTTCTCGTTGGGCTGCTGAGATTTCCTGTTCTAACTGATCCTCGAGCAAGGCCATCTCGAACCGTTGGTCGTACAATTGCTCAATCGTGCTCCGTTCGACCGCGTCGACCAGTCCATCGGCCAAGGCAGCATAAATCATCGTGCGCAGCATCTGCCGATCGAACGGAGGAGAACTCTTGCTAGGGTTAAGCTGCAAGACTTCCAGATCGTACTGCTCGTTACATTTCCTGCATACCAAGTAACGCCTTACCAGCCACAGCGGCAGCACACGCACGTCAAACGCCGTCAACCACAAACGGACCCGCCGGATCGTAGCATTCTGTCCGTTGCGGCAATTGCGGCAATAGATTAGCCGCTCGACTTCTGGTGATTCGAATGTGGTAGTGCCAAAAAACAACATCGAGCCAAGGTTACTCCGTAACATCGACCCAAATACGTCCCCCTTCGACTTTCACCGCGAAGCAATCGAGATGAATCGAACTGAGTTCATGTTTGCCGGTGGTGACGTCGTACTGCCAGCCGTGCCATGGGCAGGTCACAATCTTATCGCACAGTTGCCCCTGACCGAGCGGGCCACCTTGGTGGGCACACATGCCGTCGGTGGCGAAGATTCCTTCCGGTGTATGAAACAGAGCGACCATCCGCCCAGCGGCCACCACTTCCAAGGCGGCCCCTGCCGGACAATCTTCTTCCGCAGCGACATCCACCCAGTTCGGCATTCTCGTTTCCTTGAATTCTGGGGCTTTCGTTGGCCGCCCCTGTTTAATTTGCAACACAGTCCTCAATAGCCTGCCTGCTTTATTTTCATCGGTAAACAACCTATCGTGCAAGTAGATAAAGCGAGGCGGCAAGCTTGTTTGGATTTCTCTGCTTAGGGAGTACATCGTGGTTACTACGTTTTCAAGTTGGCAGAAATTCTTTCTCATTCACGCGGGCATCCTCCTCCTCTTGGTCATCGGTGCTTCCTTGCCAAGGGAAAGCCTCGGCGACGATGGCTCAGAGATTTCGGACGAAATGTTTGCGTTCGTGCAGCTTAGCTATTTCTCTAATCGTGGCTTCATGCTCGGCATATATGGAGTGCAATCGAAAGACAAGCTGAAGCATGACCTGCTGAATGACATTCCAGAAGATCTGGCCGAATATCTCAAGCCACGCAAGACCAATTTGCTCTCGGAACCTGCGCACACGCCATGGCCAAGTGGAACCGCCGAATCGCCGCACGATATTCAAGTAACTTTAGAAGTGCTCGCGGAACATGGTTTTGTGGAACTTTTCCGGCATCAGAATGCTCGCTTATTCGATAGCCCACTAGAAACTCGTTCAGAGTTGATGAAACAACTGCAGA
The sequence above is drawn from the Bremerella cremea genome and encodes:
- a CDS encoding DUF533 domain-containing protein, producing the protein MLRSNLGSMLFFGTTTFESPEVERLIYCRNCRNGQNATIRRVRLWLTAFDVRVLPLWLVRRYLVCRKCNEQYDLEVLQLNPSKSSPPFDRQMLRTMIYAALADGLVDAVERSTIEQLYDQRFEMALLEDQLEQEISAAQREATSLNTYLANYAELMTPEQKRTAVELAYRVMAAAGPPKPGHQRQLHNLCVTLQMPLEEFDVLMAELQRTQPASGRR
- a CDS encoding Rieske (2Fe-2S) protein translates to MPNWVDVAAEEDCPAGAALEVVAAGRMVALFHTPEGIFATDGMCAHQGGPLGQGQLCDKIVTCPWHGWQYDVTTGKHELSSIHLDCFAVKVEGGRIWVDVTE